CCAGAAGAGTGCAAGAGAGTCGGGCATGTTGGCGAGGGTCTTCAAGATCTTGTGGCCTGACGGTACGCCCGCCCGCACCTTCAAGGGCCTACTGGAGCACCTGGCGACCATCACCCAGAACACCTGCAAGCACCCCGCCACGGGAGTGACGTTCCCCGTGACCACGAGTCCCAACGCCACCCAACAGAAAGCACTCGACCTGCTGACCAGCATCAGCGTGTAGACATCCCCCCGCACCCCGAGGATCCCGCATTTCACGTGCAGGACGAGAGAACTACCACCCCACCAACCGGAACTTCAGACTAGAGCAGGCCTGCTACTCTTGGCACGGTTTCGTTGATGTCGACAGTGGCAAAGAGCCAGGCAGCCGACGCAAACGCGAGCTGTGCCCGACCAATGTGCCGTGCTACGGGCTGTTCCACTCTGCCCGGATACGTCTGATTCTTGCCGTGACCGCAGCTTGTCGAAAGTCGGCTTGAGGCAAGATTGCGCGTACTGCTAGCCAAATCTCAATATCGTCCTCGAGCAACGTTCCCAACTCAATCATCGCGTCGGGGTCCCCGGAGCGCAGAACTGCCTGCTTGAGTGACTCCTCAATGTGCCACCGCAACCTTACTACTTCGGGCGCATCTGAGTCCGCAAGGAGGGGGCCCTTGTAGAGATCCAAAGCGTCCTGAACATTGCCCGATTCAAGGTTACTAAGAACCTGGATAAAGTCTGCGTCGAATAGCGTCTCCAGCCGATAGGGCGAAGCTGAGATGGGTAGTTGCTTTCGGAGCCTTGATACTGCGACCTTTGTCCTGTTGGCATCACCGGCATCGCCATATTGGAGAGCATGCAACTTCTCTGCAGTAAGTCCGCTTGGATTGGCCGCGAGGAGAGCTAATATCTCTGAGTTTCTCATGGAAAGCTGGAATTGGCCATCCTGCGTTTGCATGTAGCGAGACCCAAGAAGCCGCAGCTGAATGTGGTTTGTACTAGCCTCGTAAAGGCCTCGCAATTCTTCAAGACGAGGGTGATTGGCCGCCAGTAGCTTCCAGCCGGTATGCCCGAGCGCGTGAAGAAACTGCCTATTCTGCAAGAGTATGCTGCGCGCACCTGCCACATCACGCAGGTTAAGCCGGCTAATGGCGATCCAAATCGCTGCACGAGCAACGTGAAATGCTTGCCCAATCATTGCTAGCTTCCGATGGGCTTCGGACAGCACTTCCTCGGCTGCGCTGCTGGCCTTCCACGAAAGCACGATGCCGCGAGTCAATAGTCCGAGTGCTTCCTCCTGGTGTGAGCCAGTGCGGCTCAATGCATAAGCGATTCCTGCTAACTTTTCTGCCTCTAGGATCTTACCCTGGGCAAGCGCCAGGCAAATTAGGTCAACGGCGGTATGTGCAGCAAACCCTCTAGGTGCTTCGTTGAACTGCGCTCTGTACAGTTTCTCAGCGGCATCGTACTCGTCAAGTAGGAAGTGGAGGTCCCCCTTGCTTGACGTCAGTAACTCGAGCCCCGGGACTCCAGCGACGATATCCCCGACTGAGGCCTCAGCCAAAGACTCTTGGGCGGTGCCTAGGTCGCCGACGAGTATACTCGCAAACGCTAGGGTGGCGATCGCTGAGAGCCGCCTTGGGAGGTCGCGTACTCGGCGCCTGTCGACTTCCGACAGCGCCCACCTCGCCCATCCTTGCGATTCGAAGTATCGGCCGCGAGTAAGCTCCATCTGCGCAATGTCGATGCCACACGCAACCACTAAGTGATCGGCCCCAGCAAGGTCCGCCAACCGCATAGCTTCCTCAAACATCAAGAGGGGCGTCTCCCTATCCCCATGAAAGCCAAGCGCATAACCGTGTGAGCGAAGGGTAACTGGGGACTCCAACGCTGATAGAGCCTTGCTAGTCTCCGAGAGGGTGTCTTTCGAAGGTACCGCAAGCGCCGCAATTGCACGCAGTCGCGGGGCAGCATCCTTCTCGAGAACCCTGACGACTTCAGGCATCAGCGTGCTGTGCTGTCCAATCGCGCAAGCTGCGGCAAACCGCCAGAATAAAATGTCAGCGTGATTGCGAACGTCGTTGGGTAGTGCATCAAGTCTACCCAAGAAATACGCATGTTCTCCCAGGTTGAATAGTGCGTCGCCAGCACGATCCACTACCTCGAGCAGCCGCTCAGGTGCCGACATGCAGGCCCATTCAAGCGCCTGGACCCACATGCCCCTGCCCAGAAGCGAGTCGATTATTAGGCTGGGTGCACTTGAATGAGCCGGAGGTGAGGCCGCAGTCGCCCGCTGCGCGGGTTCTGCGCTTGCATGTCTCTGGGTTGCGTACACACGCATGCAGAACTCCTGATAATTGCCACCGCAATCCTCAAGCGCCTGTAACGCTGCGCCGATACCAATCCTGTTAGCCGCCTCGTCCACGGCCTCTTCTGCGGTAAGTCTTAGGAAGTCGGGATCAACAGAGGTCAACTGGAACTCAGATAGTTTCCCTACTTCACTACCAGAGATAACTAGTAGGCGACTCTCGGAATCCAACGCAAGCGCAAGGCTGTGGCAGTACTCAAGCGCGTATTCAGGCCATCCCAGTATGAGTCCTACCGGGCCAATATGCGCTTGATACTCTCTTAAGGCGTTGATGGCCTCATCGAACGTAACAAGGTCCCGCCCTAGGCCCGTCCCGAGCCCGCCTGCGATCGATTGAACAATGGACGATAACGATTCCTGTGCGCCGGCTTCAGGGTTGAACCAGAGGACAATGGTGGGAAGACTGTTCAGGCGGACGGTGGTGCCCACCAACTCAATGCCGCTTTCGCGACTGGTAACGAGAAGGGTGCGGGTGGGGAGGGTAGAAAGTCGCTTTTGAACTCGGGATCGCCAGCCCATGGTGGTCACGCAGTTCCCTTTAATGCAAATCTGAGGAAGTTGGCTGCAGAGGCGGGTAACCCGATTGCACCTGCTCTGCCCACCAAGCTTCACGATTTTGGACAACTCAATAGTTGACGGCATTGTGTCACGGAACTGCCGTGGCGCGCCAACCTCCTAGGCAAATGGCAACGTTGCATTTTGGCTCAGCCCTCGCACGGGTGAGCAATCGAAGCCAGGCGCTAGAGGTCTAGAGGCGAGCGTGGGACAATGTGAAAGCGACTTCTGGGTGCTTTCAGATGCAGAATCTGGGACGGTTGAGCAATTGAATAGGTCCATCCGCCAAGGCCAGTAGCCATATGCGCGCCTTCCAGGTCCACTTGAACATCGTGGGCCAGTCGTACTTGGCTTCCTGCTGTAGAACTAGAAAGGACTTTCGCGAGGATTGGACGATGATGCTGCATATTGACCCCCACCAATCTCCCACCGTCGACGTCACCACCAACCACGAGGAACCCACAACCCCCAGCCCCCCCGGGCCCCGGCGCCTCCCTCGGCTAAGATGACCCCACTGCTCTCAGGGGGCACCTCTCGCTTTCGGCCGTTCGCGCCTCGCCGCACGCGCCGTGCGCCGCGCCCCCCGTCTCGAGGTCGTGGTCGTGAGAACGTTGGGTCGCGTAGTCCTGGTCCTGCTGCTCCTGGTGGTCGTCGCGCTCGCCGCGGGCTTCGTCTACCTGCGGACGTCGCTGCCGCGCGTTAAGGGTGAGGTGACCGTCACCGGTCCCACCGGCGC
This genomic interval from Trueperaceae bacterium contains the following:
- a CDS encoding helix-turn-helix domain-containing protein, which produces MGTTVRLNSLPTIVLWFNPEAGAQESLSSIVQSIAGGLGTGLGRDLVTFDEAINALREYQAHIGPVGLILGWPEYALEYCHSLALALDSESRLLVISGSEVGKLSEFQLTSVDPDFLRLTAEEAVDEAANRIGIGAALQALEDCGGNYQEFCMRVYATQRHASAEPAQRATAASPPAHSSAPSLIIDSLLGRGMWVQALEWACMSAPERLLEVVDRAGDALFNLGEHAYFLGRLDALPNDVRNHADILFWRFAAACAIGQHSTLMPEVVRVLEKDAAPRLRAIAALAVPSKDTLSETSKALSALESPVTLRSHGYALGFHGDRETPLLMFEEAMRLADLAGADHLVVACGIDIAQMELTRGRYFESQGWARWALSEVDRRRVRDLPRRLSAIATLAFASILVGDLGTAQESLAEASVGDIVAGVPGLELLTSSKGDLHFLLDEYDAAEKLYRAQFNEAPRGFAAHTAVDLICLALAQGKILEAEKLAGIAYALSRTGSHQEEALGLLTRGIVLSWKASSAAEEVLSEAHRKLAMIGQAFHVARAAIWIAISRLNLRDVAGARSILLQNRQFLHALGHTGWKLLAANHPRLEELRGLYEASTNHIQLRLLGSRYMQTQDGQFQLSMRNSEILALLAANPSGLTAEKLHALQYGDAGDANRTKVAVSRLRKQLPISASPYRLETLFDADFIQVLSNLESGNVQDALDLYKGPLLADSDAPEVVRLRWHIEESLKQAVLRSGDPDAMIELGTLLEDDIEIWLAVRAILPQADFRQAAVTARIRRIRAEWNSP